The DNA segment ACAAACTTTCATCTGTGATGTACATTGACAAGACCGTTTTCCACAATTCGTTTTGAACTACGTAGTCTAAGCCTTTTTCATGAGATATGAGGCTGGTCAGTAATTTGGAATAAGCAATAGGAAAAAGAGgatttgttttcagttttttttcaatcaactcTTGATACTGTTCTAAAATAAGTTTTTCATTATTCAAGAGATCAAAGTACATTGGGTTTGAACACAAAGTTCTAAGAACATGAATAGAAAAAACTGCAACTGTAGGTTTTAGTGTTCCGCTCTTCCAATGACTAACACATGCAGTTAACCAATCCTTGTAAATGGTTTCATACAGGTTGAGTGCACACTCAAGGGGAAATTTCTCCAGAAACGAAGCAAGTTTCGATAAAATTGAATCATCAGTCACATCATAGTTCATGTCTAATAATTTAAAGAGACTTAAGCTTAACTTTTCGCTGACGGAGTACTGTTTTGATTCTTTTTCTACATTCTTAGTGCTAGACTCCATCTTGTTGATAGTTCTGGAGTACGGATCACAAATTAAGAACTGGCAGAGCTGAGCCTACAATTTGATTCTCTTTTCCTTGCAAGGTGATAACAGGTTGATGGAAAACAGGCTTTGGGTGAGAGAAAACAGGCATGCACTTATTAATTATCAATACACATTAAATTGTCTACTTTGCTTCCACTTTCGTAACCTGATATTATCTGATCAATAGCTGATAAATCACGATGACGGGCAGTGAAGTCGGCTGCTGCTGTCCAGGACATGTCATGTTCTAAATAATAGGCACCAAGAAATTCATGTGGCATTGAGCTGCTCCATTCCTGAAACAAGTATCAGTAAATTAGCACTGAtctgaaatggaaaaaagacCACATCAGATAATGGAGGAATAGAAGTTTTATCCTGAATTATGTAGAGTTCTATAACTTCTTCATATTCAAATTGACTTCTATAACCTGAGTCCAAGATTAGAGAATTACTTCACTTTTTGCGACGTTCAAACAAAACTTCTGCTTAGACTTTCTTCTTCAAGTTGAACTGACATTCAGTAAAACTGACTTGACTTaactttgcacaaaatttcGACTATCAGATATTAGAATGATGGAAAAAGGTACTGTGAAGCATTGTCTGCAAGAATAAAGAGGCTGTAGAGATGTCGTCAGATAAGTTGACCATTGTTTACTTTTGGCAAGAAAGCGCACACAACGAATTTAGACCTCTGCACATAgcggcgttcgctactatcTACCTTGAAATCATCCATCTCATGAttgtatcgtaaaaaaactacttatcagttatgattactgtgtggctaaaaattaaaatgttacaaggtttgaaagtattaaaagacttatctaagcttgtgttcttgcttaTGCGAGAGTTGGATGTTTTCATGCGGATAGTAGTGAtgcgaaaacgcctgcaaatcGAAAGTAAACAGTGGTCAACCTACCTGAAGACACCTCTGACTACTTTTTTATAACATCATGCTGGTGGATGAAATTTGGCCGCTGCTTAACATGTGTTCCTGTGAGAAAACACATGAAGAGTCTTCCTTTTGTGCTGATATCTTTCCAGGGGTTGGtacaatacaaaaatttaaagaatccTTTCTGAAAGAGGATGCAACTTCACTTCGGAATACTGACTCTTCCATGAATGACGTTGTGTTATAATTGGGGAAAAGAAGGCTACATACCAAAAATCGTTATTTTACTAAGATTCTAACAAACCACTTATGCAGCTTTGGCCGATTGAAGGCTACTTTGAATGATTAATGTGGAGACTGCTTCACTCATGGATGCTCTGATGACCTGAAGATGACTGCTCTTTAGtaaaggtgaatccaggcttggaactacgcgatttggccaccacgtcgcgctgctcagaatagccgtatatatttgccaaaataacaaaaaccgtaatacttattcaagattgggaATCCAGGGGATAcggcaacatacttgaggaacactcagtaaaaaaatcttcccaAAATTCCCCCCAAAAAAGTCATAACTACGGCAGAAAGTgattcccattgcggcaatgggagagagagagacagaacatgagaGATTTGGTTGCGCGCTCAGCCGCCGcggctgagctgaaagtttcagccgtactttttCTGCGCTTGTAAtcctaattgccaatatttttggctcaaaaaatcaagcaaaaaataatctatatcttgtggatctgctttttgtaatttgaacaataCTATTTCAGTAATCattgaaggaaagtgaaattctcagtggtgactggtggcgtTAACTcttatcttgaattatccctaatcgaaccctggattcaccttcaGTATCCACTAGTCTGATATCACGAAACAGAGTAATTATGGTCCCTCCAATCTCATAAGTAATATCTGAGGTTGTTTGCACTCTTTAGAATGGCATTGGCAGAAGTTTCTAGGCCCATAtgatacttttaaaattttgtgacttACCCAAGTTACTGTATACTCCCTGTCGTTTTCAGACTAACAGAAACCCTATTTTAATTACTTGAATTCTGAGAGgggctttttttcttctttttttttacttgactCATTTGTCTGCATCTCTCATGTGCAACTGTCCCAGCCTTGCGCCCAACAGACCCACGCCCTTTGAACAACAGCTTACAACTGCTGACAAATTTTTACTAGATCTTATGTGATAACTTGTAGGAAATGACAATGAATTAAGAACTCATAAAAGATGTTGTAGATATTTGATGTTGATGTTGAGGAAACgttaatatgaaaaaaaaggaaagaaaaaaaaattaaaatagtagTTTACCTCTGGAGAtaacatggaaaaatattcttgtccCGAGGGTCTCCTGTACAAGAAGTATAGATGGCCGGGCTTCTTTTGGAAATTGCATGCAGCTCTATGAAGGTTTGCGTTGTTTTGTGCGTCTTTTAAGATTGATTCCGCCTGAGATTTTAAAAACCTGACTTGATCTACAATGACTTGAAGTTTGCCTGTTGTTGTGGATCGCACGTATGAATCAGCCTGAGTGAGAAATAACGTTACAGATTATAAATAACATCATTCATATTGAAACAAActttaaatcgaaaaaaaaaaaattcttcagagCGTTATTTAAATATTAAGTAACAAAGTATTTACAGGTGCTGTAAAATCCTCTCAATTGAGATGCAACTCGGAGTCTAACAAATTACCAAACAATTCAAAGGTTAAACTCTAAACACATGGCTCTTAGCTGCCTGTTTCAGAAAGtctattcctttttttcttttctcaaggCGAAACTTGTCAACTtcattacttgaaattttataaaaatgttttttatgaAGAAGGAAAATCATGGTAATTTTCAAGATATCACATTCAATTGTTTTCCAAATAGTTAGAAAAGTAAGTATGACCAGAAACCTGCAACATTACAAAACCAAAGATGAACACCAAGTTCATTGGTCTGAAAACCATAGTTTAAATGTGatctgcggactgattgttgaaattgataaacaaagctgtagacaaagacataaggagtatagagtgatcctattggttgcaacTGGTGGTTTTTACAAACTAATGAGGAAAATGGACTGACTGTCGGGTCTCTTGGTGGTCGCCGTTAGTTGGTCCATGACTTACATCTtttgtccattccaaccacccgcttccaccaataggataccaccatattttttttgtcttcattgtctatagctttgtctatcaatttcaatgattgaCCCGCAGGGTGTGTGAAAATTTTTGGGGTGAAGACTTACTGGAGCTAAAAGTTAGAGAGGATAAAGGAGCGTTTTCTCTCAGAActacttcatgaaattttgtctgCTGGTTTAACACCCATGTGGCCTGACATTTTAAAACTGACAACTGCAAGGGCACTAAAGTGAGCCATCTATATATCTTGAAGTAGTGCTTGAAGGAAGCATACCTTAGCTCTTATTAACTATTGTCACCAACCAATCTCCAACTTTTCATTCCCATTACCAGGGCAATGGAGTTAGATTACCGGCTaaataagtttatgcactttTAGACTGGGATAGAAGATTATTTGACGGTCATTTTTTGCATGGAAAGTGAATGCAAGAGGTAAGATGACTTATTTTCTGTCCATTCTAAAAGTGAATATACTCACTTGGCGCGGACGCTATTTAGAATAAATGTTTAGAAAAACTTAAAGGTCTAATTTTAAATTAcagcaatttcaaaatttaactttgcttcaaaaaaaaaaaaaaaaaaaatctgagctaAGTCAAATATCTTTACATAACTGGAATGTTAACAAAGGGCCACCAAAACGGTTGATTGTAGGTTCGCCATTCCTAAGTTGCACATTGGTACAGTGACTTGCCGCTTTTGTTGAACCTAAAGACAACCTATTCTGATTTCAAATGTTAAATAAAGGTCCAACGGGGCGTTAAAAAcattagaaaatttttattctGATTGGCTTTGCTTGAATCACTTGGCCTCAAATTCCCCTAGCAGATGCTGGTTAGCCGAATGTTTCTAATATGATTTTATACTTATGACCTGATGGCTTTGGTGGTTCAATTAAGAATAGATATGTATGATTTCAGTTGAAAGGGCGAATATTGGCATCTTATTCCTTTCAGAACAGgaaaaaaatgagcaattacCTGATCAGTTTAGCCAATTTTCCAGCTCATTGAGCCTCTTTCCTCTTTGTTTTAATCCAAAgtaaagaagaaggaaaaaaggaaggcaCCTAGGGTTGCAGATATTATAagccctcctccccctcccaatttttaacttcagaaaaattttgaatggataTTTGTTCGGAGGAAGACACTTTCTTTGAGAGAGTCAATATATTGTTAgtccttcaaaattcaaaattctcttCATTAGAAATGTTTACATTGTTCTTTATGACCCTCATGGCAGTCCAAAATGGATGAACGGATCAAAGATTGGTACAGGCAGATTGCCAGACTACACTTCTTATACATAAATTAGGTAACTTTAGAGAGTCAACATTTCCACCTTATTCAGAATAAGTAAATGTTGCTGACTTACTTTTTCAATTTCTAGAGCCAACGTCACAAGATCACTTTGAGAATGTTTGCCAACTGCATACGGGTTTAAAAGTTGATGTCCCAGAGGCGCAGGATTTCGTTCCACCAGAATGgctgaaaaaatttcaggaaggGGAATGAGGCGAGAGAGTCCAAAGACATTACAAGAAAAGAAGTAGATAGTCTAAACAGGACTTTCTCAGAATTATAGCTCTCCTTTAAGTTAGAATGATATGCCATGCTCTAAAACAATCGGAAAACTCACGGTGGCAACTGAATactgtcaaaacccttttcctACAATAATTTCAAAAGGAGCTTTTTTTCTGCTCCGACTGTGAAAATTCCTGGGATATTGCAATGATAACGTAAGCTTCAGAATGGCGAGCTGAAAAACCTATGCACTCTGTGCTACGCTGAAGTAATTAACTGGCAAATTAAAACTGAACTTTGcggaaaaaggaaattttactgCAGGGCCCGCCtgccttcccatttgaaaaaccAGTCTTCTGGGCTTACAAATTTCCACACAATACTTACCGATTCCAAATCCCCTTCTGAAAAGACTCAAAGGGGGTCCGTTTAGGTTCACCGATATTTACCCAATAGACGTCCCCAGACCGCTGGCGAAAACCAGCAAGGTCAAAAACCCATTTCTTTGAACCACAGGGGGATGCATCCTAACTCCGCTTTGCTGCGAAACAACACACAATGCTTGTTTGTGCAGAAAATATATTTGACGGGTACATTAAAATTCAATACAACATAGTGCAGAAAATAGTGATAGGATAAAAGTAGAGCCGAACTTACATAATAAATTGACTAGGGTTCAAATAATTGTGTAGGTACCTTCTTCCGGTTTGTGGTTCGGATCGACAAGTCTCCGCTTCATTTCACTGAGGATCACTTGAATGAAATATACTGATTACTTCGGAATTTCCGCGAGACTCTTACTacctaaaattggaaaataattgAACTAGATTCAGGTTTTGATCGCTGAATTAGGTCCAAGAAGATTATCATGATAACAAATCAAAACAACAACAGCAGTAGCAGTCAAATCAtggatgtttactttttgcaggcaaagaccccctacgatgtgcaggcaagatggctgcgtcgcgcgacgggaactcagggcagttcgagcactctcttcccaatacctactctaacccatcctatcgtccgCCGCCTCCAGTCCCTACCCCACCCAGCTCgtaattctcaaaatactttggcaatatatttttctgatataatttaaggatataatgtaattattgacataattattatgatataatttatttaaggattgaggatggagaatctttagaatttatggagaaatcacaagcttgtgtgggggccccagcgttccccaagtagcatttttcaacggaaaaatcgcgattttatcgccgataaagtcgcgattatcctcgattttatcggcgataaaatcgctaggatcatcaacatttgagcgattatcctcgatcttttcgcgattttattgcgattttatcggcccgaaaaaattgcgattttatcgcgataagatcgaggatgatcgctcagatgttgatgatcctagcgattgataaaatcgccaaaaaaaggggttaaagttgtcagccgattgccgttaggttcagccgtcaggtcctttgacgaagacgagcgtaaaatccccggagcctccgcggggattcgaaccccaatcgctacggtggaaggccagcacattgtcactatgctatgaccgctatatgacttgcgtgtgcgaattgaagcctcttatacatggatcggcgcttcgcaacctcacaacttatgtctttgcgttgactgacaccgatttttcattggattttttttttttttttttttttttttttttttttttttttttaattttccctcccctgtattttatttcataccttgaaatacggttggtaaaataaggttctattggtaatctcatcattctgtctctgtaaaattaccaataatagtgagatggcaaagttaccgatggaccttgggaaaaacgccaatagtttttatcgactgtggtagaattaccgagataaaatggtaaagttaccggggattgattaccaataaaagtggcattcttacctgaaaaaatcagtaaaaataccggttttcaggtaagcttaccagtctgtctttgtaacattatactaataattgataaaaaaaaatgagatggttaagttaccaacggatctcggtaaaaacggcggcggcggaatagaaacatctttcatctgagtcattcatgcgttaatgaaaaattgcaatttattgcaattttatctctataaaatcgcgttcgataatatcgcgattttgttgcaatttatcgcgatttttctcccgataatattgcaataaatcgcgacgtcgataaaatcgcgatacattctccaattaaatcgcaatttatcgcgatcactgctacttgggtctaaggcattgaaattaatcttaaacgtacctatttacattttgaattttggtggaaaatacgggggggaggggggctttaatttatatctgagccatgtatgtttgatgattagaggatttacttattgctaaataggcagaggatgccagatgataagggatgagtttgaggattgtatgcgcacaaggtataaatgttttcaggataaagctatggcagctaaaaactaagatagcatccttccttccttattggaatcaggcgtagatctcaggaaaaatttaaaaaataaaaggaggctatctacgtgtgggagaaacacacaagttacttagagtaagagttaaattttaggtaaaaaagatgTGTAGTTGGTCGGTAAGATAttgttttagcaaatttttcaagaaatgtgcTAAGTGCCTCGTATTTACCTATTAACAGGAAGTTTCCAGAAGTTGTgccattgtgccacaaaaagaaattgataaatttgtgcgaatgtttagttaaagttttagcttgatggttcgcatctttacatggaaatatttttggtacaattataatttccacaatgaaagtctggcaacacagctaacttagcaaaatcCCTCATATTTCTTAGGAATTAAGTCAGATGTGAGGGTAagatttatcccccccccccccctcctcctctcaactagttcccccaatgcgcACAGAATGTACTAATaagcagcataaagcagagggAAAGATACAGGTATAATTAATAGATGGGTACTTATTCACAACatggatgatttcaaaatttgacatctgAAGCATTTTTGAGATAATATTAAGCACCGATAGTATTCTCCGGAGGAGGCTGCAGTGGGTGCTGCATGCATGTACACAGCCTGGCAAATACGTAAGTACAACTCTGCGTCTTTACCGACCAACTACAcatcttttttacctaaaatttaactcttactctaagtaacttgtgtgtttctcccacacgtagatagcctccttttattttttaaatttttcctgagatctacgcctgattccaataaggaaggaaggatgctaTCTTAGTTTTTAGCTGCCATAGCTTTATCCTGAAAACGTTTATACCTTGTGCGCAtacaatcctcaaactcatcccttatcatctggcatcctctgcctatttagcaataagtaaatcctctaatcatcaaacatacatggctcagatataaattaaagcccccctcccccccgtattttccaccaaaattcaaaatgtaaataggtacgtttaagattaatttcaatgcctcagaacgctggggcccccacacaagcttgtgatttctccataaattctaaagattctccatcctcaatccttaaataaattatatcataataattatgtcaataattatattatatccttaaattatatcagaaaaatatcttgccaaagtattttgagaattaccctgGTTGACTTGGGTTGGACTCGTTTAGAAGTTTAATCTCAATCAAAAATgccaattccctgagctgagcagtttaatttttctccgcgagtgaaatttgtgcttggcgccattaggAGCAAAGAGTaggggagaggagagagcaacagagcagaatcatggagtccgagcgagctgcacgcacgctccaccagctactcccgctctgtgatcgcctgcacatcgtagggggtctttgcctgcaaaaacgctcaatccaAATCATGTGATTTAGGGCGCATGCGCAGTGGTCGTCATCTCATCACCTGACATCACGCACGGGCGGAGTTCAATCGTCGACATCGGCAGAAGtcgaattcgaaaaaagggCAGACGTCGACTCGAAGCGAACGGGTCGAATGGTTCCGCGAACTGCCGCGAATGTCATGAACATTCGCCGGGGCGAGTTCGGACGAGTTTGTTATTGTTTCTCATTAAACTATAAACTAACCCCTTTTGAGGACGTAAGTAATCGTAATAGTACATCTACCTATTTAATAGTCAAGAACgtctaatatttttcactgaataaattttcgcatgtcgtcggataaattatttttttggcagtgtgtctgtttagtagtaatttcttgcctagccactgctgttcattgtcggaacggtgggaagttaatcgaagctgttcaatccggaagtgtttttgagtcagtttaaattaattaattaatttctttttcagtctgagCCCTAATTGAGTGGACACTCTACGACTTTCGCGTAGGTAGgtggaaaaatccactttttgaggaaaatgtacctagtctttcagcagttcatagattatctccactcgctaccacgccaaaggagcatatcattgcgtctgatcattgaaggtttcttgagaaccaagttgatgaaaaatgcagatgaaactgtagcttttcttgttcttgaaaaactttaatggcAGATTTTCTTATACAGCGAGGGAAACGTCTCTGCTCCATGGTCATAGTCGCCATGACTGAAGATTTCTTCGATGGTAAAGTTCCTTATCACCTTTAATACGCTTTAATATCACAGGTCTTTACATCTACCTCATTGTAAGTTGCTTTCAAGCCTCTACTTTGACAACTTTATTCTTGATGTGGAAGCCAACGTTTTGTTA comes from the Bemisia tabaci chromosome 7, PGI_BMITA_v3 genome and includes:
- the LOC109042733 gene encoding uncharacterized protein C1orf50, with product MKRRLVDPNHKPEEAILVERNPAPLGHQLLNPYAVGKHSQSDLVTLALEIEKADSYVRSTTTGKLQVIVDQVRFLKSQAESILKDAQNNANLHRAACNFQKKPGHLYFLYRRPSGQEYFSMLSPEEWSSSMPHEFLGAYYLEHDMSWTAAADFTARHRDLSAIDQIISGYESGSKVDNLMCIDN